A genome region from Meleagris gallopavo isolate NT-WF06-2002-E0010 breed Aviagen turkey brand Nicholas breeding stock chromosome 9, Turkey_5.1, whole genome shotgun sequence includes the following:
- the RGCC gene encoding regulator of cell cycle RGCC — protein MSDELSDLLREFDEVVEGFDRGPASQYERHLEEVKRKAGHNVYDSGIDELESTSTSPASSLNSSEEDLNTHTGPYSSKAKLGDTRELEEFIADLDKVLEEM, from the exons ATGTCGGACGAGCTGAGCGATCTACTGCGGGAGTTCGATGAGGTCGTCGAGGGCTTCGATAGAGGCCCTGCGAGTCAGTATGAGCGGCACTTGGAGGAGGTGAAGAGAAAAGCGGGGCACAACGTGTACGACAGCGGCATTGATGAGCTGGAGA GTACCAGCACATCCCCAGCAAGCAGCTTGAACTCCAGTGAGGAAGATCTCAACACCCACACTGGTCCTTACTCCTCTAAAG CTAAGCTTGGAGACACGCGGGAGCTGGAGGAGTTCATTGCGGATCTGGACAAAGTATTAGAGG AGATGTGA
- the LOC104912183 gene encoding rho GTPase-activating protein 6-like isoform X2, with product MQPVSLHSLSELERASLQELALYQLQEKLLVGDLSLAKVGPKGSKSIRQKLESFSKEKKDCSPQTFGIPLCQVIANDRANRQLQETVKSSRRLCVEVEETVTNFRAQMQKRSPLGRGCLLVPYEVFPEEPLSPDFPDHNSSWSQRRGAMSVDCITELSGNSSKLLEALQLSHPHELDPRRNLGKKKMLSLNPITWQVPRIMDRCCKHIETYGLQTVGIFRVGSSKKRVQQLREEFDHGLDVFLDEHQSVHDVAALLKEFLRDMPDSLIPRELYTAFLSTASMEGPQQLAVLQLLLFLLPPCHSDTLHRLLQFLSKVARHAENSWGPNGQEIPGNKMTVSNLATIFGPNILQKESPGEKDAGAMNFEDSTAIILVVQRLIEHYQTLFMVSPETQHNILRRLFQTDPDVIDYLLRRKFSAVLRAESENSTEEHAPILKPDQTLQSNSLSELYSNISFLNLNIGI from the exons ATGCAACCTGTGTCCCTGCACAGCCTTTCAGAGCTGGAAAGAGCCAGTTTGCAGGAGCTAGCCCTCTACCAGCTGCAGGAAAAGCTGCTTGTTGGAGATCTCAGCCTGGCTAAAG TTGGACCTAAAGGCAGTAAATCTATCCGTCAGAAACTGGAGAGCTtttcaaaggagaagaaag actGCTCTCCTCAGACTTTTGGGATCCCACTGTGCCAAGTCATTGCCAATGACCGTGCAAACAGACAACTGCAAGAAACAGTGAAGAGCAGCCGCCGGCTGTGTGTGGAGGTGGAAGAAACAGTGACAAACTTTCGTGCTCAGATGCAGAAGAGATCCCCGCTGGGCAGGGGCTGTCTGCTGGTACCTTACGAAGTGTTCCCTGAAGAGCCTCTTTCCCCAGATTTTCCTGACCATAACTCTTCTTGGAGTCAGCGAAGG GGAGCCATGTCTGTGGACTGCATCACTGAACTGAGTGGCAACAGTTCCAAGCTGCTGGAGGCACTGCAGTTGTCACATCCCCATGAGCTGGATCCACGAAGGAACCTGGGCAAGAAAAAGATGTTAAGCCTCAACCCCATCACCTGGCAGGTCCCACGGATTATGGACAGATGTTGTAAACACATTGAAACATATG GTCTCCAAACGGTGGGCATCTTCCGGGTTGGGAGCTCCAAGAAAAGAGTTCAGCAG CTGAGAGAAGAGTTTGACCATGGGCTGGATGTCTTCTTGGATGAGCATCAAAGTGTTCATGATGTTGCTGCTCTGCTCAAAGAGTTTCTTCGTGACATGCCAGATTCACTGATTCCTAGGGAGCTCTACACAGccttcctcagcacagcct CCATGGAGGGCCCACaacagctggctgtgctgcagctgctgctcttcctgctgccCCCCTGCCACAGTGACACGCTGCACCGTCTCCTGCAGTTCCTTAGCAAGGTGGCACGGCACGCTGAGAACTCTTGGGGCCCCAATGGCCAGGAG ATTCCTGGGAATAAAATGACAGTTTCAAACTTGGCCACTATCTTTGGTCCCAACATCCTTCAGAAAGAGAGTCCTGGAGAAAAAGATGCTGGAGCCATGAACTTTGAAGACAGTACAGCTATCATACTGGTGGTTCAAAGGCTGATTGAGCACTATCAGACCTTGTTCATG GTCTCTCCTGAAACACAGCATAACATCCTCAGGAGACTGTTTCAGACAGACCCCGATGTCATTGACTACCTCCTGCGCAGGAaattcagtgctgtgct gCGCGCAGAAAGTGAGAATTCAACAGAGGAGCATGCTCCAATCCTGAAGCCTGATCAGACTCTGCAAAGTAACTCACTCTCAGAGTTATACAGCAACATCTCATTCCTGAACTTGAACATTGGCATCTAG
- the LOC104912183 gene encoding rho GTPase-activating protein 6-like isoform X1 codes for MHLSNEKEPRSPPPCFHLRVSCQGSSISLGRGCSPLELLPVIGKLEERTFISALLPEQSTKMQPVSLHSLSELERASLQELALYQLQEKLLVGDLSLAKVGPKGSKSIRQKLESFSKEKKDCSPQTFGIPLCQVIANDRANRQLQETVKSSRRLCVEVEETVTNFRAQMQKRSPLGRGCLLVPYEVFPEEPLSPDFPDHNSSWSQRRGAMSVDCITELSGNSSKLLEALQLSHPHELDPRRNLGKKKMLSLNPITWQVPRIMDRCCKHIETYGLQTVGIFRVGSSKKRVQQLREEFDHGLDVFLDEHQSVHDVAALLKEFLRDMPDSLIPRELYTAFLSTASMEGPQQLAVLQLLLFLLPPCHSDTLHRLLQFLSKVARHAENSWGPNGQEIPGNKMTVSNLATIFGPNILQKESPGEKDAGAMNFEDSTAIILVVQRLIEHYQTLFMVSPETQHNILRRLFQTDPDVIDYLLRRKFSAVLRAESENSTEEHAPILKPDQTLQSNSLSELYSNISFLNLNIGI; via the exons ATGCACCTGAGTAATGAAAAGGAGCCTAGATCTCCCCCTCCTTGCTTTCATTTAAGGGTCAGCTGCCAAGGCAGCAGCATTTCTTTAGGTAGAGGTTGCTCTCCTCTTGAACTGTTGCCAGTCATTGGAAAATTGGAAGAG AGGACCTTTATCTCAGCTCTTCTGCCAGAACAAAGCACCAAAATGCAACCTGTGTCCCTGCACAGCCTTTCAGAGCTGGAAAGAGCCAGTTTGCAGGAGCTAGCCCTCTACCAGCTGCAGGAAAAGCTGCTTGTTGGAGATCTCAGCCTGGCTAAAG TTGGACCTAAAGGCAGTAAATCTATCCGTCAGAAACTGGAGAGCTtttcaaaggagaagaaag actGCTCTCCTCAGACTTTTGGGATCCCACTGTGCCAAGTCATTGCCAATGACCGTGCAAACAGACAACTGCAAGAAACAGTGAAGAGCAGCCGCCGGCTGTGTGTGGAGGTGGAAGAAACAGTGACAAACTTTCGTGCTCAGATGCAGAAGAGATCCCCGCTGGGCAGGGGCTGTCTGCTGGTACCTTACGAAGTGTTCCCTGAAGAGCCTCTTTCCCCAGATTTTCCTGACCATAACTCTTCTTGGAGTCAGCGAAGG GGAGCCATGTCTGTGGACTGCATCACTGAACTGAGTGGCAACAGTTCCAAGCTGCTGGAGGCACTGCAGTTGTCACATCCCCATGAGCTGGATCCACGAAGGAACCTGGGCAAGAAAAAGATGTTAAGCCTCAACCCCATCACCTGGCAGGTCCCACGGATTATGGACAGATGTTGTAAACACATTGAAACATATG GTCTCCAAACGGTGGGCATCTTCCGGGTTGGGAGCTCCAAGAAAAGAGTTCAGCAG CTGAGAGAAGAGTTTGACCATGGGCTGGATGTCTTCTTGGATGAGCATCAAAGTGTTCATGATGTTGCTGCTCTGCTCAAAGAGTTTCTTCGTGACATGCCAGATTCACTGATTCCTAGGGAGCTCTACACAGccttcctcagcacagcct CCATGGAGGGCCCACaacagctggctgtgctgcagctgctgctcttcctgctgccCCCCTGCCACAGTGACACGCTGCACCGTCTCCTGCAGTTCCTTAGCAAGGTGGCACGGCACGCTGAGAACTCTTGGGGCCCCAATGGCCAGGAG ATTCCTGGGAATAAAATGACAGTTTCAAACTTGGCCACTATCTTTGGTCCCAACATCCTTCAGAAAGAGAGTCCTGGAGAAAAAGATGCTGGAGCCATGAACTTTGAAGACAGTACAGCTATCATACTGGTGGTTCAAAGGCTGATTGAGCACTATCAGACCTTGTTCATG GTCTCTCCTGAAACACAGCATAACATCCTCAGGAGACTGTTTCAGACAGACCCCGATGTCATTGACTACCTCCTGCGCAGGAaattcagtgctgtgct gCGCGCAGAAAGTGAGAATTCAACAGAGGAGCATGCTCCAATCCTGAAGCCTGATCAGACTCTGCAAAGTAACTCACTCTCAGAGTTATACAGCAACATCTCATTCCTGAACTTGAACATTGGCATCTAG